From a region of the Streptomyces venezuelae genome:
- a CDS encoding excinuclease ABC subunit UvrA, translating into MHQAAGTPAPPPAALDPYVRVRGAREHNLRGVDVDIPRDALTVFTGVSGSGKSSLAFGTLYAEAQRRYFESVAPYARRLIHQIGAPAVDSVTGLPPAVSLEQRRSSPGSRSSVGTVTLLSNSLRMLYSRAGTYPPGAQRLDSDAFSPNTATGACPSCHGLGRIHRTSEELLVPDRELSIRQGAIAAWPGAWQGKNLRDILETLGHDVDRPWRELPAKDREWILFTEEQPVVTVHPVREAERIQRPYQGTYMSAHRYVMRTFADSKSATLRARAEKFLADSPCPVCEGRRLRPEALAVTFAGRTIAELAALALTDLDGVLASAPLDGEAARVLAEDLRSRIGPVVELGLGYLSLDRTAPSLSAGELQRLRLATQLRSGLFGVVYVLDEPSAGLHPADTEALLGVLDRLKEAGNTVFVVEHDLDVVRHADWLVDVGPLAGEHGGQVLHSGPPQELAGVAGSATARHLFGAQEPAGAPGPVRAATGAVRLSGVDRHNLRQLEAEFPLGVFTAVTGVSGSGKSTLVGQVLAREVGERLTQADFPVRRLVEVDQKPIGRTPRSNLATYTGLFDVVRKLFTAAPQARSRGWKAGRFSFNVPGGRCETCQGEGFVSVELLFLPSTYAPCPECAGARYNAETLEVRYEGLNIAEVLGLTVESAAGFFAEVPAAARSLRALEEIGLGYLRLGQPATELSGGEAQRIKLATELQRLRRDHTLYLLDEPTTGLHPADVRVLLRQLHGLVDAGHSVVVVEHDMAVVAGADWVIDLGPGGGTAGGRVVAAGTPSQVASAAGSRTAPYLARALGTGRGGEAGRA; encoded by the coding sequence ATGCACCAGGCCGCCGGTACCCCCGCCCCTCCCCCCGCCGCCCTCGACCCCTACGTACGGGTCCGGGGCGCCCGGGAGCACAACCTGCGCGGCGTCGACGTGGACATCCCGCGCGACGCGCTGACCGTGTTCACCGGAGTCTCCGGGTCCGGCAAGAGCTCGCTCGCGTTCGGAACGCTCTACGCCGAGGCCCAGCGCCGGTACTTCGAGTCGGTCGCGCCGTACGCCCGCCGCCTGATCCACCAGATCGGCGCGCCCGCGGTGGACTCCGTCACCGGGCTGCCGCCGGCCGTCTCGCTGGAGCAGCGACGCTCCTCCCCCGGCTCCCGCTCCTCGGTCGGCACGGTGACCCTGCTGTCCAACTCCCTGCGGATGCTGTACTCCAGGGCCGGCACCTATCCGCCGGGTGCGCAGCGGCTCGACTCCGACGCCTTCTCCCCCAACACCGCCACCGGGGCCTGTCCGTCCTGCCACGGGCTCGGCCGGATCCACCGCACCAGCGAGGAACTCCTCGTCCCCGACCGGGAACTGTCGATCCGCCAGGGCGCCATCGCCGCCTGGCCGGGCGCGTGGCAGGGCAAGAACCTGCGGGACATCCTGGAGACGCTCGGCCACGACGTGGACCGGCCCTGGCGGGAACTTCCGGCGAAGGACCGCGAGTGGATCCTGTTCACCGAGGAGCAGCCGGTGGTGACCGTGCACCCGGTACGAGAGGCCGAGCGGATCCAACGGCCCTACCAGGGAACGTACATGAGCGCCCACCGCTACGTCATGCGGACCTTCGCCGACAGCAAGAGCGCCACGCTGCGGGCCCGCGCCGAGAAGTTCCTCGCCGACTCGCCGTGTCCGGTGTGCGAAGGGCGGCGGTTGCGGCCCGAGGCCCTCGCCGTGACCTTCGCCGGGCGGACCATCGCGGAGCTGGCGGCGCTCGCGCTGACCGACCTGGACGGTGTCCTGGCCTCCGCGCCCCTGGACGGGGAGGCGGCGCGGGTGCTCGCCGAGGACCTCCGCTCCCGGATCGGACCCGTCGTGGAGCTGGGGCTGGGCTATCTGAGCCTGGACCGGACCGCGCCGAGCCTGTCCGCGGGCGAGCTGCAGCGGCTGCGGCTGGCGACGCAGCTGCGGTCGGGGCTGTTCGGCGTCGTGTACGTACTGGACGAGCCGTCGGCGGGGCTGCACCCGGCCGACACCGAGGCGCTGCTCGGGGTACTCGACCGGCTGAAGGAGGCCGGGAACACGGTCTTCGTCGTGGAACACGATCTCGACGTCGTGCGGCACGCGGACTGGCTGGTGGACGTGGGTCCGCTGGCCGGGGAGCACGGCGGGCAGGTGCTCCACAGCGGGCCGCCGCAGGAGCTGGCCGGGGTGGCGGGGTCGGCGACGGCCCGGCACCTGTTCGGGGCGCAGGAGCCGGCCGGTGCGCCCGGGCCGGTGCGCGCGGCGACCGGGGCGGTGCGGCTGAGCGGGGTGGACCGGCACAACCTGCGTCAGCTGGAGGCGGAGTTCCCGCTCGGGGTGTTCACGGCCGTGACCGGGGTGTCGGGGTCGGGCAAGTCCACGCTGGTGGGGCAGGTGCTGGCCCGGGAGGTCGGTGAACGGCTCACACAAGCGGACTTTCCGGTACGGCGGCTGGTGGAGGTGGACCAGAAGCCGATCGGCCGGACGCCCCGGTCCAACCTGGCCACGTACACCGGGCTGTTCGACGTGGTGCGCAAGCTCTTCACGGCGGCCCCGCAGGCGAGGTCGCGCGGCTGGAAGGCGGGCCGGTTCTCCTTCAACGTGCCGGGGGGCCGCTGCGAGACCTGCCAGGGTGAGGGTTTCGTCTCGGTGGAGCTCCTGTTCCTGCCGAGCACGTACGCCCCGTGCCCCGAGTGCGCGGGAGCCCGGTACAACGCCGAGACCCTGGAGGTCCGGTACGAGGGGCTGAACATCGCGGAGGTGCTGGGCCTGACGGTGGAGTCGGCGGCCGGCTTCTTCGCGGAGGTCCCGGCGGCGGCGCGCAGCCTGCGGGCGCTGGAGGAGATCGGGCTGGGCTACCTGCGGCTGGGGCAGCCGGCCACGGAGCTGTCGGGCGGTGAGGCGCAGCGGATCAAGCTGGCGACTGAGCTGCAGCGGCTGCGCCGGGACCACACCTTGTACCTGCTGGACGAGCCGACGACCGGGCTGCATCCGGCCGATGTGCGGGTGCTGCTGCGGCAGTTGCACGGGCTGGTGGACGCCGGGCATTCGGTGGTGGTCGTGGAGCACGACATGGCGGTGGTCGCGGGCGCGGACTGGGTCATCGACCTGGGCCCGGGTGGCGGCACGGCGGGCGGCCGGGTGGTCGCGGCGGGTACGCCGTCGCAGGTGGCCTCCGCGGCGGGCAGCCGCACGGCTCCGTACCTGGCGCGGGCCCTGGGGACCGGCCGCGGCGGGGAAGCGGGTCGGGCATAG
- a CDS encoding lysophospholipid acyltransferase family protein: MSVWLPTSPCTPQACAGHEGDTASVPRAVLRLAAAVALILLGILGAPPVRLLPAGPRHTVVRAWSAALVRAFGIRITVHGSPGPGGGRLLVANHISWLDIPLVAAALPCRMLAKSDIRAWPVLGRLAGQAGTLFIERDRIRALPATVGTITGALLAGDRVTVFPEGSTWCGRAQGTFRRAAFQAALDARVPVQPLRLGYLRCDGSPAGAPAFVGDDPLTASLWRIARARGVRAEITLLPRIPPGRYAHRRDLAAAAQRAVAGIPATTPTPLPGTPAQPATPPATDRDSANRPAASVHHWVSSSPAAASSLRTPS, translated from the coding sequence ATGAGCGTCTGGCTGCCCACCTCGCCCTGCACCCCCCAGGCCTGCGCCGGGCACGAAGGGGACACCGCGAGCGTGCCCCGGGCGGTGCTCAGACTCGCCGCCGCCGTCGCCCTGATCCTGCTGGGGATCCTGGGCGCCCCGCCGGTCCGGCTGCTGCCGGCCGGCCCCCGGCACACGGTGGTACGGGCCTGGTCGGCCGCGCTCGTACGGGCCTTCGGGATACGGATCACCGTGCACGGCAGCCCGGGGCCGGGCGGCGGGCGGCTCCTGGTCGCCAACCACATCTCCTGGCTGGACATCCCGCTGGTGGCCGCCGCCCTGCCCTGCCGGATGCTGGCCAAGAGCGACATCCGGGCCTGGCCCGTCCTCGGGCGCCTGGCCGGACAGGCCGGCACCCTGTTCATCGAGCGCGACCGGATCCGGGCCCTGCCCGCCACCGTCGGGACCATCACCGGCGCACTGCTGGCCGGGGACCGGGTGACCGTCTTCCCCGAGGGCTCCACGTGGTGCGGCCGGGCCCAGGGCACCTTCCGCCGCGCCGCGTTCCAGGCCGCCCTGGACGCGCGGGTCCCCGTACAGCCCCTGCGGCTCGGCTACCTGCGGTGCGACGGGAGTCCGGCCGGGGCGCCCGCCTTCGTCGGGGACGACCCGCTGACCGCCTCGCTGTGGCGGATCGCCCGGGCCCGCGGGGTGCGGGCCGAGATCACGCTGCTGCCGCGGATCCCGCCGGGCCGGTACGCGCACCGGCGGGACCTCGCAGCCGCGGCTCAGCGGGCGGTCGCGGGGATCCCCGCGACGACCCCGACCCCGCTACCGGGCACGCCCGCTCAGCCGGCCACGCCTCCGGCGACCGACAGGGACAGCGCGAACCGGCCCGCCGCGTCCGTCCACCACTGGGTCAGTTCCAGCCCGGCCGCCGCCAGCTCCTTGCGCACGCCCTCCTGA
- a CDS encoding extracellular solute-binding protein has translation MKMRFLAVCTALAAAAALTGCSGSADPAGGSQKVTLWLMKGSASEDFIGKFTAEFEREHPGVDLDVRIQEWTGIGDKVNAVLDGTSSERADVIEVGNTQVAKYIETGGLEELTLEGLREWGSKDWLKGLADPGTINGAQYGVPWYAANRVVIYHKDLFASAGIKTPPKNRQEWIQATQKLDKGDQQGIYLPGQNWYVLAGFIWDEGGELAVETSGKWVGTLDDDRALAGMDFYKQLQALGDGPKGADEETPPQSQVFARGQVAQIIAPPGQAAEIEAANPALKGKLGFFPIPGKTSDKAGAVFTGGSDLIIPARTGQRKGAVDVITALVSEKWQTELARTMSYVPNKTTLAHVVEGNEGAANMAPGAAQGRATPTSARWAEVEAKNPIKPFMTAVLSGRDPKQAARAASEEIGKVLSSDR, from the coding sequence TTGAAGATGCGCTTCCTCGCCGTGTGCACCGCCCTCGCGGCCGCTGCCGCCCTCACGGGCTGCAGCGGGTCGGCCGACCCGGCCGGAGGGTCACAGAAGGTCACGCTCTGGCTGATGAAGGGCAGTGCCTCGGAGGACTTCATCGGCAAGTTCACCGCGGAGTTCGAGCGGGAGCACCCCGGCGTCGACCTGGACGTCAGGATCCAGGAGTGGACGGGCATCGGCGACAAGGTCAACGCCGTCCTCGACGGCACGAGCAGCGAGCGCGCCGACGTCATCGAGGTCGGCAACACCCAGGTCGCCAAGTACATCGAGACCGGCGGCCTCGAAGAGCTCACCCTCGAAGGCCTGCGCGAATGGGGCAGCAAGGACTGGCTCAAGGGCCTCGCCGACCCGGGAACCATCAACGGGGCCCAGTACGGGGTCCCCTGGTACGCCGCCAACCGGGTGGTGATCTACCACAAGGACCTCTTCGCGAGCGCCGGAATCAAGACCCCGCCCAAGAACCGCCAGGAGTGGATCCAGGCGACCCAGAAGCTCGACAAGGGCGACCAGCAGGGCATCTACCTCCCCGGCCAGAACTGGTACGTCCTCGCCGGCTTCATCTGGGACGAGGGCGGCGAACTCGCCGTCGAGACCAGCGGCAAGTGGGTCGGCACGCTCGACGACGACAGGGCCCTGGCCGGCATGGACTTCTACAAGCAGCTCCAGGCCCTCGGCGACGGCCCCAAGGGCGCGGACGAGGAGACGCCCCCGCAGTCGCAGGTCTTCGCCCGCGGCCAGGTCGCCCAGATCATCGCCCCGCCCGGCCAGGCAGCCGAGATCGAGGCGGCCAACCCCGCCCTGAAGGGCAAGCTGGGCTTCTTCCCGATCCCCGGCAAGACCTCCGACAAGGCGGGGGCCGTCTTCACCGGCGGCTCCGACCTGATCATCCCGGCGCGGACCGGACAGCGGAAGGGTGCCGTGGACGTGATCACGGCGCTCGTCAGCGAGAAGTGGCAGACGGAACTCGCCCGCACGATGAGCTACGTACCCAACAAGACCACCCTCGCGCACGTCGTCGAGGGCAACGAGGGCGCGGCCAACATGGCCCCCGGCGCCGCCCAGGGCCGCGCCACCCCCACCTCCGCCCGCTGGGCCGAGGTCGAGGCGAAGAACCCGATCAAGCCCTTCATGACGGCCGTGCTCAGCGGCCGGGACCCCAAGCAGGCCGCCCGGGCCGCCTCGGAGGAGATCGGCAAGGTCCTCAGCTCCGACCGATGA
- the egtC gene encoding ergothioneine biosynthesis protein EgtC: MCRHLAYLGPVVALGEVLSEPEHSLVRQSWEPRRQRSGTVNADGFGVGWYADGDPVPARYRRAGPIWGDLTLTDLARVVRSGAVLAAVRDATDPGADGEAAAAPFADGPWLFSHNGAVRNWPASAAPLAAGLPPAELLRLAARTDSALVWALVLHRLRAGDDLGTALAEPVRDLASAAPGSRLNLLLTDGATIAATAWGDSLWYLADEERRRTVVASEPYDDDTRWREVPDRTLLTATRTRVELTPLKENSL, translated from the coding sequence ATGTGCCGCCATCTGGCCTACCTGGGGCCGGTGGTGGCCCTCGGAGAGGTACTGAGCGAACCGGAGCACTCGCTGGTCCGCCAGTCCTGGGAGCCGCGCCGCCAGCGGTCCGGGACCGTCAACGCCGACGGCTTCGGCGTCGGCTGGTACGCGGACGGGGACCCGGTGCCCGCCCGCTACCGGCGGGCCGGGCCGATCTGGGGCGACCTGACCCTCACCGATCTCGCCCGCGTGGTCCGCAGCGGGGCCGTGCTGGCCGCCGTACGGGACGCCACGGACCCCGGCGCCGACGGGGAGGCGGCGGCCGCGCCCTTCGCGGACGGGCCATGGCTGTTCAGCCACAACGGCGCGGTGCGGAACTGGCCCGCGTCCGCCGCCCCGCTCGCCGCCGGGCTGCCGCCCGCAGAACTGCTCCGGCTCGCCGCCCGCACGGACTCGGCCCTGGTCTGGGCCCTGGTGCTGCACCGGCTGCGGGCCGGGGACGACCTCGGCACGGCGCTCGCCGAGCCGGTCCGGGACCTGGCCTCGGCGGCTCCCGGTTCCCGGCTGAACCTGCTGCTCACGGACGGAGCCACGATCGCCGCGACGGCCTGGGGCGATTCGCTCTGGTACCTGGCCGACGAGGAGCGGCGGCGCACCGTGGTGGCCTCCGAGCCGTACGACGACGACACCCGGTGGCGCGAAGTGCCCGACCGGACCCTGCTGACCGCCACCCGCACGAGGGTCGAGCTGACCCCGCTCAAGGAGAACTCCCTGTGA
- a CDS encoding dodecin: MSNHTYRVTEIVGTSHEGIDQAIRNGIARAGQTVRNLDWFEVVQVRGHIENGEIAHYQVGLKVGFRLDGED; this comes from the coding sequence ATGTCCAATCACACGTACCGGGTGACCGAGATCGTCGGCACCTCCCACGAGGGCATCGATCAGGCCATCCGCAACGGGATCGCCCGGGCGGGCCAGACCGTGCGGAATCTGGATTGGTTCGAGGTGGTTCAGGTACGCGGCCACATCGAGAACGGGGAGATCGCCCACTACCAGGTGGGACTCAAGGTCGGCTTCCGCCTCGACGGCGAGGACTGA
- the egtD gene encoding L-histidine N(alpha)-methyltransferase, with protein MNDFQLTRTLDEHAAETALRTDVLHGLTRTPKALPPKWFYDARGSELFEEITRLSEYYPTRAEREILLERAREIASESGARTLVELGSGSSEKTRHLIEAMPALDTYVPVDVSESALRGAAETLLAEHPGLRVHALLADFTRALQLPESPGPRLVVFLGGTIGNLLPPERAEFLASVRAMLSPGDALLMGTDLVKDEAVLVAAYDDARGVTAEFNKNVLAVVNRELGADFHTADFAHVAVWNKEQEWIEMRLRARSELVVKIRALDLVVPFEEGEEILTEVSAKFRQEGVRKELAAAGLELTQWWTDAAGRFALSLSVAGGVAG; from the coding sequence GTGAACGACTTTCAGTTGACCCGGACACTCGACGAGCACGCCGCCGAGACGGCACTGCGCACGGACGTGCTGCACGGGCTGACCCGCACACCGAAGGCGCTGCCGCCCAAGTGGTTCTACGACGCGCGGGGCAGTGAGCTCTTCGAGGAGATCACCCGGTTGTCGGAGTACTACCCGACGCGTGCGGAACGGGAGATCCTGCTGGAACGGGCACGGGAGATCGCCAGCGAGAGCGGCGCCCGCACCCTGGTGGAGCTGGGTTCCGGGTCCTCGGAGAAGACCCGGCACCTCATCGAGGCGATGCCCGCACTGGACACGTACGTGCCGGTGGACGTGAGCGAGAGCGCACTGCGCGGGGCGGCCGAGACGCTGCTGGCGGAGCACCCGGGGCTGCGGGTGCACGCCCTGCTGGCCGACTTCACGCGTGCGCTGCAGCTGCCGGAATCCCCCGGGCCCCGGCTGGTGGTGTTCCTGGGCGGCACGATCGGGAATCTGCTGCCGCCGGAGCGGGCGGAGTTCCTGGCGTCCGTACGGGCGATGCTGTCGCCCGGGGACGCGCTGCTGATGGGGACGGACCTGGTGAAGGACGAGGCCGTGCTCGTGGCGGCGTACGACGACGCGCGGGGGGTGACCGCCGAGTTCAACAAGAACGTGCTGGCGGTCGTCAACCGGGAGCTGGGGGCGGACTTCCACACGGCCGACTTCGCGCATGTGGCCGTGTGGAACAAGGAGCAGGAGTGGATCGAGATGCGGCTGCGGGCCCGGTCGGAACTGGTGGTGAAGATCCGGGCGCTGGACCTGGTGGTGCCGTTCGAGGAGGGGGAGGAGATCCTGACCGAGGTCTCCGCGAAGTTCCGTCAGGAGGGCGTGCGCAAGGAGCTGGCGGCGGCCGGGCTGGAACTGACCCAGTGGTGGACGGACGCGGCGGGCCGGTTCGCGCTGTCCCTGTCGGTCGCCGGAGGCGTGGCCGGCTGA
- a CDS encoding GNAT family N-acetyltransferase, protein MTIAPLSPSPLPAPAPSLSPAPAPAPAPAPAPAIRPAPVRTRPAAPATPAEGPRYAVRLARDEDEVRAAQRLRHQVFAGELGARLDGPEPGLDSDAFDAYCDHLLVIDEETEQVVGTYRLLPPERAAVAGRLYSEGEFDLSALAPIRPDLVEVGRSCVHPDHRNGAVIALIWAGLAHYMDRTGHNWLAGCCSIPLADGGVLAAATRETALARNLAPQEYRVTPHVPWSPEGITFPDRMELPPLLRGYLRLGAWVCGEPALDAGFGCADLYVLLSLRRTNPRYLKHFRSLVPGA, encoded by the coding sequence ATGACGATCGCACCCCTGTCCCCGTCCCCCCTCCCCGCCCCGGCGCCGTCCCTCTCACCGGCACCGGCACCGGCACCGGCACCCGCGCCCGCGCCCGCCATCCGCCCCGCCCCCGTCAGGACCCGGCCCGCGGCGCCCGCCACGCCGGCCGAAGGGCCGCGCTACGCGGTCCGCCTCGCCCGGGACGAGGACGAGGTGCGCGCCGCCCAGCGGCTGCGCCACCAGGTCTTCGCCGGCGAGCTCGGCGCCCGCCTGGACGGGCCCGAGCCCGGCCTCGACTCCGACGCCTTCGACGCGTACTGCGACCACCTCCTCGTGATCGACGAGGAGACCGAGCAGGTCGTCGGCACCTACCGGCTGCTGCCCCCGGAACGCGCCGCCGTCGCCGGCCGGCTCTACTCCGAGGGGGAGTTCGACCTCTCGGCCCTCGCCCCCATCCGCCCCGACCTCGTCGAGGTCGGCCGCTCCTGCGTCCACCCCGACCACCGCAACGGCGCCGTCATCGCCCTCATCTGGGCCGGCCTCGCCCACTACATGGACCGCACCGGACACAACTGGCTCGCCGGCTGCTGCTCGATCCCGCTCGCCGACGGCGGGGTACTGGCCGCCGCCACCCGCGAGACCGCCCTGGCCCGCAACCTCGCCCCTCAGGAGTACCGGGTCACCCCCCACGTCCCGTGGAGCCCCGAGGGCATCACCTTCCCCGACCGCATGGAACTGCCCCCGCTGCTGCGCGGCTACCTCCGCCTCGGCGCCTGGGTGTGCGGCGAGCCCGCCCTCGACGCCGGGTTCGGCTGCGCCGACCTGTACGTCCTGCTCTCGCTGCGCCGGACCAACCCCCGCTACCTCAAGCACTTCCGCTCGCTCGTCCCGGGCGCATGA
- a CDS encoding LLM class flavin-dependent oxidoreductase, with translation MIRTLSILDRSRTREGHPAPQALRDTVELARTAEELGYHRFWVSEHHSVPGVAGSAPTVLAAAVAGATHRIRVGTGGVMLPNHQPLVVAEQFGVLESLFPGRIDMGLGRSVGFTGGIRRALGRDTGDADRFEEQLAELLGWLDGTQRAHPQVHAHPAEGLRIPAYVLATGEGAGIAARAGLPLVVGDLRARDRVSGIVEAYRKEFRPSAHGAEPYVVVSGTVAVAATAEEARRMLVPEAWALAHSRTRGSFPPLRPAEEIEALPMTPKERELYEGALSGHIHGTEDRVAAELSEVAEETGADELLVTTSTYDRTALLDSYARLAGIAGL, from the coding sequence GTGATCCGCACACTCTCGATACTCGACCGGTCGCGCACCCGCGAGGGCCACCCGGCCCCGCAGGCCCTGCGCGACACCGTGGAGCTGGCCCGGACGGCCGAGGAGCTCGGCTACCACCGCTTCTGGGTCTCGGAGCACCACAGCGTGCCCGGGGTGGCCGGCTCGGCGCCGACGGTCCTGGCCGCCGCCGTCGCCGGAGCCACGCACCGGATCCGGGTCGGCACGGGCGGGGTCATGCTGCCCAACCACCAGCCGCTGGTGGTGGCGGAACAGTTCGGGGTCCTGGAGTCGCTGTTCCCCGGCCGGATCGACATGGGCCTCGGGCGTTCGGTCGGCTTCACGGGCGGCATCCGGCGGGCCCTGGGCCGTGACACCGGCGACGCCGACCGCTTCGAGGAGCAGCTGGCCGAGCTGCTGGGCTGGCTCGACGGAACCCAGCGGGCCCACCCCCAGGTGCACGCCCACCCCGCCGAAGGACTGCGGATCCCGGCCTACGTCCTGGCCACCGGTGAAGGCGCCGGGATCGCCGCCCGGGCCGGGCTGCCGCTGGTGGTGGGCGACCTGCGGGCCCGCGACCGGGTGAGCGGGATCGTCGAGGCGTACCGCAAGGAGTTCCGGCCCTCCGCCCACGGCGCGGAGCCGTACGTCGTGGTCTCGGGCACCGTGGCGGTCGCCGCCACCGCGGAGGAGGCCCGCCGCATGCTCGTCCCGGAAGCCTGGGCCCTCGCGCACTCCCGCACCCGCGGCAGCTTCCCGCCGCTGCGCCCGGCGGAGGAGATCGAGGCGCTGCCGATGACCCCGAAGGAGCGCGAGCTCTACGAGGGCGCCCTCTCCGGCCACATCCACGGCACGGAGGACCGGGTGGCGGCGGAGCTGTCCGAGGTCGCGGAGGAGACCGGCGCGGACGAACTGCTGGTCACCACCTCTACGTACGACCGGACGGCGCTGCTGGACTCCTACGCGCGACTGGCCGGGATCGCGGGCCTCTGA
- the egtB gene encoding ergothioneine biosynthesis protein EgtB, which produces MTTGSSSTSETPSETPSESGSRLRERAADALTAARIRTAGLTDAVTDEDLTAQHSPLMSPLVWDLAHIGNQEELWLLQRVAGRESMRPEIEPLYDAFQHPRAERPKLPLLGPAEARRYAAEVRGRVFDLLERTPLEGSTLLDDGFAFGMIAQHEQQHDETMLITHQLRRGAPVLTAPEPDGPYDPPPAAEVLVPGGPFTMGTSAEPWSLDNERPAHVRDTAPFWIDTVPVTNAAYLAFIADGGYRDPRWWAPPGWEQIREHSIEAPLFWHREAGQWLRRRFGVVEPVPDEEPVLHVSWYEADAYARWAGRRLPTETEWEKAARHDPATGRSTRYPWGDADPTPAHANLGQRHLRPARVGSYPAGASPLGVRQLIGDVWEWTASDFLPYPGFRAFPYREYSEVFFGPEHKVLRGGSFAVDPVACRGTFRNWDLPVRRQIFSGFRTARDV; this is translated from the coding sequence ATGACCACCGGATCTTCCTCCACCTCCGAGACCCCTTCCGAGACCCCCTCCGAGTCCGGCTCCCGCCTGCGGGAGCGGGCGGCCGACGCCCTGACGGCGGCACGCATACGCACGGCCGGCCTCACCGACGCCGTGACGGACGAGGACCTCACCGCCCAGCATTCCCCGCTCATGTCGCCGCTGGTCTGGGACCTCGCGCACATCGGGAACCAGGAGGAGCTCTGGCTGCTCCAGCGGGTCGCCGGACGCGAGTCGATGCGCCCCGAGATCGAGCCCCTCTACGACGCCTTCCAGCACCCCCGCGCGGAGCGGCCCAAACTGCCGCTGCTCGGGCCCGCGGAAGCCCGCCGGTACGCGGCCGAGGTGCGCGGCCGGGTCTTCGACCTGCTGGAAAGGACGCCGCTGGAAGGCAGCACGCTCCTCGACGACGGTTTCGCCTTCGGGATGATCGCCCAGCACGAACAGCAGCACGACGAGACCATGCTGATCACCCATCAGCTGCGGCGGGGCGCGCCGGTTCTGACCGCCCCGGAACCGGACGGCCCGTACGATCCACCGCCGGCCGCCGAAGTCCTCGTCCCCGGAGGCCCGTTCACGATGGGCACCTCCGCCGAGCCCTGGTCGCTGGACAACGAACGGCCCGCGCACGTCAGGGACACCGCGCCCTTCTGGATCGACACGGTTCCGGTGACCAATGCCGCGTATCTGGCGTTCATCGCCGACGGCGGCTACCGCGATCCGCGCTGGTGGGCGCCGCCGGGCTGGGAGCAGATCCGCGAGCACTCCATCGAGGCCCCGCTGTTCTGGCACCGGGAGGCCGGCCAGTGGCTGCGCCGCCGCTTCGGGGTGGTCGAGCCGGTGCCCGACGAAGAACCGGTTCTGCACGTCAGCTGGTACGAGGCGGACGCCTACGCCCGATGGGCGGGGCGGCGGCTGCCCACCGAGACGGAATGGGAGAAGGCCGCCCGGCACGACCCTGCGACCGGCCGCTCCACCCGCTACCCGTGGGGCGACGCCGACCCGACCCCCGCGCACGCCAACCTCGGACAGCGGCACCTGCGCCCGGCGCGAGTGGGCAGCTACCCGGCCGGGGCCTCCCCGCTCGGGGTGCGCCAGCTGATCGGTGACGTGTGGGAGTGGACCGCCTCCGATTTCCTGCCGTACCCGGGCTTCCGCGCCTTCCCGTACCGGGAGTACTCGGAGGTGTTCTTCGGCCCGGAGCACAAGGTGCTGCGCGGCGGCTCCTTCGCCGTGGACCCGGTGGCCTGCCGGGGCACCTTCCGCAACTGGGACCTTCCGGTGCGGCGGCAGATCTTCTCCGGCTTCCGGACCGCGAGGGACGTCTGA